A genome region from Marinilabiliales bacterium includes the following:
- a CDS encoding ChbG/HpnK family deacetylase, producing the protein MTRIYMVCLIMVLMTSGCNSLRKSTITDISEPRYLIVTADDLCMTEGITNGIVEAYRNGIVTTTSALMNYPGARETIIRVHQENPELPIGIHLNITTGKPVLPPEQIPSLVDKDGYFYHSHKIIRHLNNISIEELRAEVNAQVEQFLTTGVPLDHINSENHMLALYTPFHKVVRETAIEQGIPVRNPVPESVHGNIRVRKGGGSSKALAAMMGYAIRHPFKSFRMMKLVGPNAFREEEMLAKQEGIPVTDWFVDSFYGNADIETFISILEQIPPGISELMSHPGFACIEESPPGMDSSYINERELELEVLTSTEVRAKLHELNIRLIDFSYLTNVR; encoded by the coding sequence ATATCAGAGCCTCGTTACCTGATAGTAACGGCCGACGATCTTTGCATGACCGAAGGAATCACTAATGGTATTGTTGAGGCATACAGGAATGGCATAGTAACCACGACCTCTGCATTGATGAATTATCCGGGAGCTCGTGAGACCATTATCAGGGTACATCAGGAAAACCCCGAACTCCCCATCGGGATACACCTTAATATTACCACCGGGAAACCGGTCCTCCCTCCTGAACAAATCCCAAGCCTTGTCGACAAGGATGGCTATTTCTATCATTCTCACAAAATAATCAGGCATCTTAACAATATCTCAATCGAAGAATTGAGGGCAGAAGTCAACGCCCAGGTTGAGCAGTTCCTCACAACAGGAGTGCCGCTCGATCATATTAATTCGGAGAACCATATGCTGGCACTCTACACCCCGTTTCATAAGGTAGTAAGGGAAACGGCCATAGAACAAGGCATTCCTGTCCGCAACCCTGTTCCTGAAAGTGTTCATGGAAATATCAGGGTTAGAAAAGGAGGAGGTTCCTCAAAAGCTCTTGCTGCCATGATGGGTTATGCCATACGCCACCCTTTCAAGTCCTTCAGGATGATGAAGCTGGTAGGCCCGAATGCTTTCAGGGAGGAGGAGATGCTTGCAAAACAGGAGGGCATTCCGGTAACAGATTGGTTTGTAGACTCTTTTTACGGAAATGCTGATATTGAAACTTTTATTTCAATACTCGAACAAATTCCACCAGGTATCTCAGAATTAATGTCACATCCCGGATTCGCCTGTATAGAAGAAAGCCCTCCGGGTATGGACAGCAGCTATATCAATGAAAGGGAACTGGAGCTGGAAGTCCTGACGAGCACTGAAGTCAGGGCAAAACTTCATGAACTTAATATACGGCTAATTGATTTCTCATATTTAACAAATGTAAGATAG
- a CDS encoding GNAT family N-acetyltransferase — protein MIEEVMMERIYKTTIRTVAEVMASSFTDDPMHEVILEGLSRKDELLAAHSVIHTAHALRSGQLRLLDGNPGAFLIGQDSLDENRWNNLRLVSMIYLRTFLVLGMRDIRKIISNYKRAGNVVSFSWQEEFVSGRFFRIKIVAIDESMRGKGAFRRLVTPVLDYADKEKIPVVLETHNYDNVGLYEHFGFDLVKTIKSGETPIEQYCMIRNPVAETAAC, from the coding sequence ATGATTGAGGAGGTAATGATGGAAAGAATTTATAAAACGACTATAAGAACTGTAGCTGAAGTTATGGCTTCCAGTTTTACTGACGATCCTATGCATGAAGTCATACTTGAAGGCTTAAGCAGAAAGGATGAGCTTCTCGCGGCTCATTCGGTTATTCATACCGCTCATGCACTCAGGAGCGGGCAGCTCAGGCTGCTGGACGGTAACCCTGGTGCATTTCTTATCGGGCAGGACAGCCTCGATGAAAACAGATGGAACAACCTAAGGCTGGTTAGCATGATTTACCTCCGGACATTCCTGGTACTCGGGATGCGGGATATCAGGAAGATCATATCCAACTACAAGAGGGCCGGCAATGTAGTAAGTTTCAGCTGGCAGGAGGAGTTTGTAAGCGGACGATTTTTCAGGATCAAGATTGTAGCTATTGATGAGAGCATGAGAGGGAAGGGAGCATTCAGAAGGCTGGTTACGCCGGTCCTTGATTATGCTGATAAAGAAAAGATACCGGTTGTGCTGGAAACTCACAACTATGATAATGTGGGACTTTATGAGCATTTTGGTTTTGATTTGGTCAAAACAATAAAGTCCGGTGAAACCCCTATAGAGCAATACTGTATGATAAGAAATCCGGTTGCAGAAACTGCTGCCTGTTGA